In the Candidatus Cloacimonas acidaminovorans str. Evry genome, one interval contains:
- a CDS encoding ANL family adenylate-forming protein, with the protein MKEDIFFISKNGTEFTYHNLIEDINNTTKLYRYCYNPDTYSIFLQIITSIIFGQNLILLDNDFTDIELNSLGIDNNELNSYEHINHQPITDFQNILNKINNNEDWKLTLFTSGTTGIPKRVTHTIGNLTRFVRISEKHKSDIWGFAYNPTHIAGIQVFFQALFNGNTIIDLFNVSKSEIFNRIEKYQISNISATPTFYRMLMPIDKYYPSIRRITSGGERFDANLSNNLLRAFPNAKLRNIYASTEAGSVLESDNDHFRITNPQICKIEHNKLYIHSSLIGLEDNSDYWYDTGDLVEIVDENTGEFVFVSRDNEVINVGGYNANPSEIEEALCNHPAVEQARVWGKPNPVIGNILIADVVCRFKCTEKELREYLRTILQDYKIPRIINFTTTIEKTRSGKIKRT; encoded by the coding sequence ATGAAAGAAGATATTTTCTTTATTTCTAAAAATGGAACAGAGTTTACCTACCATAACTTGATTGAGGACATTAATAATACCACTAAGTTATATAGATACTGCTATAATCCAGATACTTATTCTATATTTCTACAGATTATAACCAGCATTATTTTTGGACAAAATCTTATTCTCTTAGATAATGATTTTACTGATATAGAATTAAATTCTTTGGGTATAGATAACAATGAACTAAATAGTTATGAGCATATCAACCACCAGCCAATTACAGATTTTCAGAACATACTAAATAAAATAAATAACAATGAAGATTGGAAACTTACCCTCTTCACATCTGGAACTACTGGAATACCCAAAAGAGTTACTCATACAATTGGTAATCTTACCAGATTTGTTCGGATTTCTGAAAAGCATAAATCCGATATCTGGGGTTTTGCTTATAATCCTACTCATATAGCTGGAATTCAAGTTTTTTTCCAAGCACTTTTTAATGGAAATACTATAATTGATCTATTTAATGTAAGTAAAAGCGAAATTTTTAATAGAATTGAAAAATATCAAATATCCAATATTTCTGCAACACCTACTTTTTATAGAATGTTAATGCCAATAGACAAATATTATCCTAGTATTAGGCGAATAACATCCGGGGGGGAAAGATTTGATGCAAACCTATCAAATAATTTACTTAGAGCATTCCCTAATGCAAAACTAAGAAACATTTATGCTTCTACTGAAGCTGGCTCCGTCTTGGAGTCAGATAATGATCATTTTAGAATAACTAATCCTCAAATATGCAAAATTGAGCATAATAAATTATATATCCATAGCTCTTTAATTGGATTGGAAGATAATTCTGATTATTGGTATGATACAGGTGATTTGGTTGAAATTGTAGATGAAAATACAGGGGAATTTGTTTTTGTTAGTAGAGATAATGAAGTGATAAATGTAGGGGGTTATAATGCAAATCCTTCAGAAATTGAAGAAGCATTATGTAATCATCCGGCTGTTGAGCAAGCAAGGGTTTGGGGGAAACCTAATCCTGTTATTGGGAATATACTAATAGCAGATGTCGTTTGTAGATTTAAATGTACCGAAAAAGAATTGCGTGAGTATCTCAGAACTATACTCCAGGATTATAAAATTCCCCGTATAATTAATTTTACAACTACAATTGAGAAAACACGAAGTGGGAAAATAAAAAGGACTTAA
- a CDS encoding SDR family oxidoreductase, with product MKNVLVTGIMQGLGLQIAKNLLQKGYNVYGVSLKETDTLKELECLHPKQLTNIYCDLGNIDNSIDIIFNKVIGFNIPLYGFVNNAAIAYDDIISNLQYKPLLKMYQINVFSPMMITKYVIRNMLLHRTSGSIVHISSISVHTGYKGLAMYASTKGALEAFSKTTAREWGEKGIRSNALVAGFMETSMSSTLSKEQRDRIYKRTSLKIPTTVESVANMVEFLLSDNSRSVTGANVFVDSGTI from the coding sequence ATGAAAAATGTATTGGTTACAGGTATAATGCAAGGTTTAGGCCTACAGATAGCTAAAAACTTGCTTCAAAAGGGATATAATGTTTATGGGGTATCTTTGAAAGAAACTGATACTTTAAAAGAACTTGAATGTCTTCATCCAAAACAACTTACAAATATTTATTGTGATTTGGGAAATATTGACAATTCTATTGATATAATCTTTAATAAAGTTATTGGTTTCAATATCCCACTATATGGATTTGTAAATAATGCAGCAATTGCTTACGATGATATAATAAGTAATTTGCAATATAAACCGCTGTTAAAAATGTATCAAATAAATGTTTTTTCTCCTATGATGATTACAAAATATGTGATTCGTAATATGCTTCTACATAGAACTTCTGGGTCTATTGTTCATATCTCTTCTATTAGTGTTCATACTGGATATAAAGGGCTGGCTATGTATGCCTCTACAAAAGGAGCATTAGAAGCGTTTTCAAAAACCACTGCTCGGGAATGGGGTGAAAAAGGAATAAGATCTAATGCTTTAGTGGCAGGTTTTATGGAAACTTCAATGAGTAGTACTTTAAGTAAAGAACAAAGAGATAGAATATATAAGAGAACTTCCTTAAAAATACCTACAACAGTTGAATCAGTAGCAAATATGGTTGAATTCTTATTAAGTGATAATAGCCGTTCTGTTACTGGAGCAAATGTTTTTGTAGATTCCGGAACAATTTGA
- a CDS encoding VanZ family protein — translation MLQENRKDGVKWLFWGWFIVVLVLNVIPLGKETNRSLSGNKIYQFRLDYVVHSLTFLVFAWIWVLGKIKNVCWFEGNEVLKFGGIVFISALGLELLQIIIPYRTFNPMDMIANLFGALLAMLFILISHREHRSHRKEIYNTKI, via the coding sequence ATGTTACAGGAAAATAGGAAAGATGGAGTAAAATGGTTATTTTGGGGATGGTTTATTGTGGTTTTAGTGTTGAATGTTATCCCTTTGGGAAAAGAGACAAATAGAAGTTTGAGTGGTAATAAGATTTACCAATTTCGGCTGGATTATGTAGTTCATTCCTTAACTTTCTTAGTGTTTGCCTGGATATGGGTTTTAGGGAAGATAAAGAATGTTTGTTGGTTTGAGGGGAATGAGGTTTTGAAGTTTGGAGGGATTGTATTTATTTCTGCTCTGGGGCTTGAATTGCTACAGATTATTATACCTTATAGAACATTTAATCCGATGGATATGATAGCGAATCTCTTTGGAGCGTTGTTGGCTATGCTGTTTATTTTAATTAGCCACCGAGAACACCGAAGCCACCGAAAAGAGATTTATAATACAAAAATATAA
- a CDS encoding GxxExxY protein, whose amino-acid sequence MIYEKELSDRIIGCAIAVHKELGAGYLEKVYERALCVEFKYQDINFESQVPIQVFYRNQIVGDYVADIIVDSKIILELKACNVIHPLHSAQIMNYLTATGIKVGYILNFGNEAKLEFKRIVH is encoded by the coding sequence ATGATATATGAGAAAGAGCTGAGTGATAGAATTATTGGTTGTGCAATTGCGGTTCACAAAGAACTTGGTGCTGGATATTTGGAAAAGGTATATGAACGAGCTTTATGTGTAGAATTCAAATATCAAGACATTAATTTTGAATCTCAGGTTCCTATACAAGTTTTTTATAGAAATCAGATTGTTGGTGATTATGTTGCTGATATTATTGTAGATAGTAAAATTATACTGGAGCTTAAGGCGTGTAATGTAATTCATCCATTGCATTCTGCTCAAATAATGAACTATCTAACTGCTACAGGAATTAAAGTTGGCTATATATTAAATTTTGGGAATGAGGCAAAATTAGAATTTAAGAGAATAGTCCATTAA
- a CDS encoding polysaccharide deacetylase family protein, whose protein sequence is MKRDFTVRKYGELLDAFTEAGYNFQRVEDFIQKPNAQVVVLRHDVDLRNWAAIRLAKLEASLGIKSTYYFRIGPQSYNPKIIKQIVDLGHEIGYHYEDLATCNGDIEEAIHSFEKNLSKIRYFYPVKTVCMHGSSGSPYDNRDLWNYYKLEDFSLICEPYISLDYNKVLYLSDTGRRWNGFKMSLRDNVKSSYNYNFYKTKDIIKNIETLPKQILINAHPEQWTNNLPEWLFVKIFSIAHTFYKIHYRNPKIKG, encoded by the coding sequence TTGAAAAGGGATTTTACAGTTAGAAAGTATGGTGAATTGTTGGATGCCTTTACGGAAGCAGGTTATAATTTCCAAAGAGTAGAAGATTTTATTCAAAAACCAAATGCTCAAGTTGTAGTTTTAAGGCATGATGTTGACCTAAGAAACTGGGCAGCAATTAGATTGGCAAAATTAGAAGCCAGTTTAGGTATTAAGTCAACTTATTATTTTAGAATTGGTCCGCAAAGCTATAACCCTAAAATCATTAAACAGATAGTAGATTTAGGGCATGAAATTGGTTACCATTATGAAGATTTAGCTACTTGTAACGGTGATATTGAGGAAGCAATACATTCATTTGAAAAGAATCTGTCCAAGATACGATATTTTTATCCTGTAAAAACAGTTTGTATGCACGGTAGCAGTGGAAGTCCTTATGATAATCGTGATCTATGGAATTATTATAAATTGGAGGACTTTAGCTTAATCTGTGAACCATATATAAGCTTAGATTATAACAAAGTATTATACCTTTCAGATACAGGCAGAAGATGGAATGGATTCAAAATGTCCTTAAGAGACAATGTTAAGAGTTCCTATAATTATAACTTTTATAAAACAAAGGATATTATCAAAAATATTGAGACCCTTCCTAAACAGATATTAATTAATGCTCATCCTGAGCAATGGACAAATAATCTGCCTGAATGGTTATTTGTAAAAATATTTTCAATAGCTCATACTTTCTATAAAATCCATTATAGAAATCCTAAGATTAAAGGATAG
- a CDS encoding polysaccharide deacetylase family protein, with protein MPKLLDLYAKYGIKATFFYTGYIAKLYPEVVKMAANLGHEIGSHGKSHLKENGFDIMPYEKQVKHLEYSKKLLEDISGKPIISFRAPALRVSPNTATALLETGFRIDSSIASQRFDFFLSFGSKKKIKFLNAPRLPYRTNRNNIFIRGQSNLVEIPPSATIIPFAGTTMRIMPEITSYHQKILHLEAKLNRKPLVFIIHPNEIIDESNEPRIIKRRSDNVIAYVLSDLLRAKLKTKNLGENALPLYEQLVLYYINKGYAFTTMQEYVSLNEGKISNL; from the coding sequence ATGCCCAAATTATTGGATTTATATGCAAAATATGGAATTAAAGCAACCTTTTTCTATACAGGGTATATTGCAAAACTATATCCTGAAGTAGTAAAAATGGCGGCAAATTTGGGACACGAAATTGGCTCTCATGGGAAGTCACATCTAAAAGAAAATGGCTTTGATATTATGCCTTATGAAAAGCAGGTCAAGCATCTTGAATATTCAAAAAAGCTACTTGAAGATATAAGCGGTAAACCAATAATTTCTTTTAGAGCTCCAGCTTTAAGAGTATCTCCAAATACTGCAACAGCGTTGTTAGAAACAGGTTTTCGTATTGATAGCTCAATTGCTTCTCAAAGGTTTGATTTTTTTCTTTCTTTTGGCTCTAAGAAAAAAATCAAGTTTTTAAATGCACCTCGTTTACCATATAGAACAAATCGGAATAATATATTTATAAGAGGTCAAAGTAACTTAGTAGAAATTCCTCCTTCGGCAACAATTATTCCTTTTGCCGGAACAACAATGAGAATTATGCCTGAAATAACAAGTTATCATCAAAAGATTTTGCACTTGGAAGCAAAATTAAATCGCAAGCCCTTAGTTTTTATTATACATCCTAATGAAATAATTGATGAAAGCAACGAACCAAGAATTATAAAGCGTCGTTCTGATAATGTTATTGCCTATGTTTTAAGCGATTTATTAAGAGCTAAACTTAAAACCAAGAATCTGGGTGAAAATGCTTTGCCATTATATGAACAGCTTGTATTATATTATATTAATAAAGGATATGCATTTACTACTATGCAGGAATATGTATCTTTAAATGAAGGTAAAATAAGCAACCTATGA
- a CDS encoding acyltransferase yields the protein MKAYLKVEFHPLPFHQERSFFKALKHTTKEHGFSGPFAQCRFLASRTKDHWLQVISRIMPFNGIRVKLQKMRGVMIARDVHIGPLVTIDDVYPYFVSIGRGSSIAGNNFILTHSKPLEYHSEVSKAYVAPVNIGKHVWIAINVTILPGVTIGEGSIVASGSVVTKSIPPLVLAAGIPAQVKKDLAPKLKKNYTDENFNAILEKRKKEFGF from the coding sequence ATGAAAGCATATCTGAAAGTTGAATTTCATCCTCTCCCTTTTCATCAGGAAAGGTCTTTTTTTAAGGCATTGAAACATACTACAAAAGAACATGGATTTTCGGGTCCTTTTGCACAATGCAGGTTTTTAGCTTCAAGAACTAAAGATCATTGGTTACAAGTAATATCAAGAATAATGCCTTTTAATGGTATTCGGGTTAAACTCCAAAAGATGAGAGGTGTTATGATCGCCAGAGATGTTCACATCGGTCCTTTGGTTACAATTGATGATGTGTATCCTTATTTTGTGTCTATTGGAAGAGGATCATCAATTGCCGGTAATAATTTTATTTTAACTCATTCTAAACCCCTTGAATATCATAGTGAAGTTAGTAAGGCCTATGTAGCACCTGTTAATATAGGGAAGCATGTTTGGATTGCTATCAATGTAACTATTTTACCAGGCGTAACGATTGGTGAGGGTTCTATAGTTGCATCCGGTAGTGTTGTTACAAAATCAATTCCTCCTCTTGTTTTAGCAGCCGGTATTCCTGCTCAGGTGAAAAAGGATCTAGCTCCGAAATTGAAAAAAAACTATACAGATGAAAATTTCAATGCTATTCTTGAAAAGCGGAAAAAAGAATTTGGATTTTAA
- a CDS encoding 3-oxoacyl-ACP synthase III family protein: MKQLVRNVHIIGTGSYTPETVYTNEYLETIVPTSAKWIEENLGIKERRIALPNQTTSDLAVEAGKKAIENAGLKPDDIELIIVATATPDRLAPSTAAIVQDKLKAYNSVAFDLAAVCSGFLFGISTASQFIATSVYNNALIIGADTFSKIIDWSRRDCVFFGDGAGAAVLSHTETDGGFLAFRLYTDGRGKWNFTIPGGGSEFPLSYENVDAGYRYFQMNGKAVYETGVKVLPKAIWQVLKDTGLSINDIDYMIPHQPSIKILKDTAEVIGLPFEKVMTNMDRYANTSGGTIPILLDEVNRAGKLKPGTLVLFAAVGSGWTYGASIIRWS, from the coding sequence ATGAAACAGTTAGTTAGGAATGTTCATATAATTGGGACTGGTTCTTATACACCTGAAACAGTTTACACAAATGAATATCTTGAAACGATTGTACCTACAAGTGCCAAATGGATTGAAGAAAATCTTGGTATTAAAGAAAGACGAATTGCTTTACCAAACCAAACAACAAGTGATCTTGCAGTTGAAGCAGGTAAAAAAGCAATTGAAAATGCTGGTCTGAAACCTGATGATATAGAACTTATTATAGTTGCGACTGCTACCCCTGATCGCTTAGCTCCCTCTACTGCAGCTATTGTTCAAGATAAATTGAAAGCTTATAATTCTGTAGCTTTTGATCTTGCAGCTGTTTGTTCAGGATTTCTTTTTGGTATATCTACAGCTTCTCAATTTATTGCAACCAGTGTTTATAATAATGCTTTAATTATTGGAGCTGATACTTTTTCCAAGATAATTGACTGGAGTAGAAGAGATTGTGTGTTTTTTGGAGATGGAGCTGGAGCTGCTGTTTTATCACATACAGAAACAGATGGGGGATTTTTGGCTTTCAGATTATATACAGATGGTAGAGGTAAATGGAATTTCACTATTCCAGGAGGTGGTTCTGAATTCCCTTTAAGTTATGAAAATGTAGATGCTGGCTATCGCTATTTTCAAATGAATGGCAAAGCTGTATATGAGACAGGTGTAAAAGTTCTTCCTAAAGCTATATGGCAAGTGTTAAAGGATACGGGATTAAGTATAAATGATATTGATTATATGATACCTCATCAACCAAGTATTAAGATTTTAAAAGATACCGCTGAAGTTATTGGTTTGCCTTTTGAAAAAGTAATGACTAATATGGATCGTTATGCCAATACATCTGGTGGCACTATTCCTATTTTATTAGATGAAGTGAATCGGGCAGGGAAATTAAAACCGGGAACTTTGGTTTTATTTGCTGCTGTAGGTTCTGGGTGGACTTATGGTGCTTCCATTATTAGGTGGAGCTAA
- a CDS encoding SDR family oxidoreductase — translation MKILIAGASGGIGKYLAEQFSEKGFEVFGTYNSHPPKQNLKYKMDKVDVTKEPEIEEWINNVANCSDELSFIYCVGLNYNCITHKAETDKWLEVINTNLIGAQLSLKHILPLMRNKRYGRIILFSSVVPQIGVSGTSAYSSSKAGLWGLTKTVAIENATYGITINTVNLGYFDIGMIKDVPTDLLNKIINSIPIGKLGDPVNILKTVEYLIATDYITGSQINLNGGLY, via the coding sequence TTGAAAATCTTAATTGCGGGGGCTTCCGGAGGAATAGGTAAATATTTAGCAGAACAATTTAGTGAAAAAGGTTTTGAGGTTTTTGGAACTTATAATTCACATCCCCCCAAGCAAAATTTAAAGTATAAAATGGACAAAGTAGATGTTACTAAAGAACCTGAGATAGAAGAATGGATAAATAATGTAGCTAATTGTTCAGATGAACTGTCCTTTATATATTGTGTAGGGTTAAATTATAACTGTATTACTCATAAAGCTGAAACAGACAAATGGCTTGAGGTTATCAATACCAATTTAATTGGAGCTCAGCTTTCTCTAAAACACATTTTGCCTCTTATGAGAAATAAAAGATATGGTAGGATCATATTATTTTCCTCTGTAGTTCCTCAAATTGGAGTTTCGGGGACAAGTGCATATTCTTCTTCTAAAGCAGGGTTATGGGGATTAACTAAAACTGTAGCTATAGAAAATGCAACTTATGGAATTACTATAAATACTGTCAATCTGGGCTATTTTGATATCGGTATGATTAAAGATGTTCCTACTGATTTGCTAAATAAAATAATAAATTCTATACCGATTGGAAAATTAGGAGATCCTGTTAATATCTTAAAAACGGTTGAATACTTGATAGCTACCGATTATATTACTGGTAGCCAAATTAATTTAAATGGGGGACTTTATTAA
- a CDS encoding SDR family oxidoreductase: MKYLVTGGAGFIGSNIVKELLKQNQEVRVLDNFATGKRENILPLLKDPKLTLIEGDLRSFHIVRSAVKGVDYILHQGALPSVPRSINDPITTNDVNILGMLNILEAAKEFEVKRVICASSSSIYGNSEFLPKVETMPVNPMSPYALTKYTQERYCQIFYQLYGLETVSLRYFNVFGPNQDPTSQYSAVIPKFIKLMMPDKRPIIYGDGSQSRDFTYVENNVWANIQACTAEKAAGEVINIACGESYTLLDLVKLLNEILGKDIEPIFEKERAGDVKHSLAGIDKAKELIGYEVRVDFKEGLQRTVEFYR, translated from the coding sequence ATGAAGTATTTGGTGACAGGGGGAGCCGGGTTTATCGGTTCCAACATTGTGAAAGAATTATTAAAACAAAATCAGGAAGTTCGGGTTCTGGATAATTTTGCAACTGGCAAAAGAGAAAATATCCTGCCTTTACTGAAAGACCCGAAGTTGACATTGATAGAAGGGGATTTAAGAAGTTTTCATATTGTCCGTTCTGCTGTTAAGGGAGTGGATTATATTTTGCATCAGGGTGCTTTACCTTCCGTTCCGCGTTCCATAAATGATCCCATAACTACAAATGATGTAAATATTTTGGGGATGCTGAACATTTTGGAGGCAGCCAAGGAATTTGAAGTGAAACGAGTGATTTGTGCTTCGTCATCTTCAATTTATGGCAATAGCGAATTCCTTCCCAAAGTGGAAACGATGCCTGTTAATCCGATGTCGCCTTATGCTTTAACTAAATATACACAGGAGCGGTATTGCCAGATTTTCTATCAGTTATATGGATTGGAAACTGTTTCGCTCAGGTATTTTAATGTGTTTGGTCCCAATCAAGACCCTACTTCACAATATAGTGCTGTAATTCCAAAATTTATAAAATTGATGATGCCGGATAAGAGACCTATTATTTACGGGGATGGAAGTCAATCCCGGGATTTTACTTATGTGGAAAATAATGTGTGGGCAAATATTCAGGCCTGCACTGCAGAAAAAGCAGCTGGAGAAGTGATCAATATTGCCTGCGGGGAGAGTTATACTTTACTGGATTTAGTAAAGCTTTTGAATGAGATTTTGGGGAAGGATATTGAACCGATATTTGAAAAAGAGAGAGCAGGCGATGTGAAACATTCTTTGGCGGGGATAGATAAGGCAAAAGAGTTGATAGGGTATGAGGTAAGGGTGGATTTTAAAGAGGGATTGCAACGCACCGTAGAATTTTATAGATAG
- a CDS encoding GxxExxY protein, whose translation MNLNEISYQIRGAVFDVYNELGPGLMENVYEKALIIELQNKKLQVQKQVPIEVLYRGFDLGLQYRLDLLVNEQVVIELKSVETLLPVHHKQLITYLKLAKKPLGFLINFNTDSIKDNIIRIANDKNHPDLK comes from the coding sequence ATGAATTTGAACGAGATAAGTTATCAAATTAGGGGTGCTGTTTTTGATGTATATAATGAACTGGGACCCGGGCTAATGGAAAATGTTTACGAAAAAGCTCTTATTATTGAATTGCAGAATAAGAAGTTACAAGTTCAAAAACAAGTTCCAATAGAAGTTCTTTATAGAGGTTTTGATCTTGGTCTTCAATATCGGTTGGATTTATTGGTAAATGAACAAGTGGTAATAGAATTGAAATCGGTAGAAACATTATTACCTGTTCATCATAAGCAGTTAATAACTTACTTGAAATTAGCAAAGAAACCTTTGGGCTTTTTAATTAACTTCAATACTGATTCCATCAAAGACAATATCATAAGAATAGCCAATGACAAAAATCATCCAGACCTTAAATAA
- a CDS encoding GxxExxY protein — MNLNEISYQIRGAVFDVYNELGPGLLEKVYEQALIIELQNKKLQVQKQVPIEVLYRGFDLGLQYRLDLLVNEQVVIELKSVETLLPVHHKQLITYLKLAKKPLGFLINFNTDSIKDNIIRITNDKNHPDLK, encoded by the coding sequence ATGAATTTGAACGAGATAAGCTATCAAATTAGGGGTGCTGTTTTTGATGTATATAATGAACTGGGACCCGGATTACTGGAAAAAGTTTATGAACAAGCTCTTATTATTGAATTGCAGAATAAGAAGTTACAAGTTCAAAAACAAGTTCCAATAGAAGTTCTTTATAGAGGTTTTGATCTTGGTCTTCAATATCGGTTGGATTTATTGGTAAATGAACAAGTGGTAATAGAATTGAAATCGGTAGAAACATTATTACCTGTTCATCATAAGCAGCTAATAACATACTTGAAATTAGCAAAGAAACCTTTGGGCTTTTTAATTAACTTCAATACTGATTCCATCAAAGACAATATCATAAGAATAACCAATGACAAAAATCATCCAGACCTTAAATAA
- a CDS encoding sugar transferase, which translates to MKNKIAKYALFALDLLIIVFAFLFAAKIRPGTKRIILTYYRSFVPFAVIWLGSGLWGQKYSVKTIGGGADYVKRIFKCDLIAVAFIFGLMYLLGKFYYSRYIVFGTISLSFVLELFFYPAVYYTFRFHKENESYASTNLVTHSKAMENMQSPKFFLDSANAVPIISNEPYHLPFSENIDSDSILIPLWQQYLAEQPQLFEFINDYLDLGRFSKNGTLILNSENYFNIQNEPVNSRQIFINLHKINDLRRLNYYFIRVNELLIEGGVFICKGQTISERHNLFYKRWTPYLGSILYGIDFIFRRVFPKLPILQGWYFAITKGKNRAISETEMLGRFYFCGFELIHKREIDDMMYFILKKTKKPCTDPNPTYGPLIRLKRKGKDGKTIYLKKLRTMHPYSEYLQDYVYQTNALQEGGKFSNDFRVTSWGKVLRKLWLDELPQLINFLQGDLSLVGVRALSDHYFYLYPPEMQELRIKLKPGLIPPFYADMPKSFEEIVESERRYIMKKMEKPFKTDWVYFWKSVWNIVVKGARSN; encoded by the coding sequence ATGAAGAATAAGATTGCGAAGTATGCCCTGTTTGCCTTGGACCTGCTGATCATCGTCTTTGCGTTTTTATTTGCCGCAAAGATTAGGCCAGGCACCAAAAGGATAATTCTTACTTATTATCGCAGTTTTGTCCCTTTTGCTGTTATTTGGCTTGGTTCCGGACTTTGGGGTCAGAAATACAGTGTTAAAACTATTGGTGGCGGAGCTGACTATGTAAAACGAATTTTCAAATGCGATCTGATAGCGGTGGCTTTTATTTTTGGTCTAATGTATCTACTGGGGAAGTTTTATTATTCTCGTTACATTGTTTTCGGAACGATATCCCTATCTTTTGTTTTAGAGTTGTTTTTTTACCCTGCTGTTTATTATACTTTTCGTTTTCATAAGGAAAATGAGAGTTATGCATCTACAAATTTGGTAACGCATTCCAAAGCAATGGAAAATATGCAGAGTCCAAAGTTCTTTCTGGATTCGGCAAATGCTGTTCCCATTATCAGTAATGAACCCTATCATTTACCTTTTAGCGAGAATATTGATTCCGATTCCATTCTTATTCCGCTCTGGCAACAATATTTGGCTGAGCAACCGCAGTTATTTGAATTCATAAATGACTATCTGGACCTGGGTCGTTTCAGCAAAAATGGTACTTTAATCCTTAATTCCGAAAATTATTTCAATATTCAAAATGAGCCGGTGAACAGTCGGCAGATTTTTATCAATCTGCATAAAATAAATGATTTACGTCGGCTGAACTATTATTTTATCCGGGTTAACGAATTGCTGATTGAGGGAGGTGTCTTTATCTGTAAAGGACAAACCATCTCAGAGAGGCATAATCTTTTTTATAAGCGTTGGACACCTTATCTTGGATCGATCCTGTATGGGATCGATTTTATTTTTAGGCGCGTTTTTCCTAAATTGCCAATTTTACAGGGTTGGTATTTTGCCATAACGAAAGGTAAAAATAGAGCCATTTCGGAAACAGAAATGCTGGGACGCTTCTATTTTTGCGGTTTTGAACTGATTCATAAACGCGAAATTGACGATATGATGTATTTTATCCTGAAAAAGACAAAAAAACCTTGCACGGATCCCAATCCAACTTATGGACCTCTGATTCGTTTAAAACGCAAAGGTAAAGACGGTAAAACAATTTACCTAAAAAAACTGCGGACTATGCATCCTTATAGTGAATATCTGCAGGACTATGTGTATCAGACCAATGCTTTGCAGGAAGGAGGCAAGTTCTCCAATGATTTTAGGGTAACTTCCTGGGGGAAGGTCTTAAGAAAATTGTGGCTGGATGAATTACCCCAACTTATCAATTTCCTTCAGGGTGATCTGTCTTTAGTGGGAGTGCGAGCTTTGAGCGATCACTATTTTTATCTTTATCCACCAGAAATGCAAGAACTTAGGATAAAACTGAAACCGGGTTTGATTCCTCCCTTCTATGCTGATATGCCTAAAAGCTTTGAAGAAATTGTGGAATCGGAAAGAAGATATATTATGAAGAAAATGGAAAAACCCTTTAAGACGGACTGGGTGTATTTTTGGAAAAGTGTGTGGAATATTGTTGTTAAGGGTGCCAGGTCAAATTAG